One Cohnella candidum genomic region harbors:
- the aspA gene encoding aspartate ammonia-lyase, which translates to MAAGRIEKDFLGEKEVPLEAYYGIQTMRAVDNFPITGVPIHPELLWALAHVKKAAARANEKLKLLPEPIAEAIIKAADEVAEGKFADQFLSDSIQGGAGTSINMNMNEVLANRALEHLGHAKGDYFHCSPNNHVNMAQSTNDAIPTALRIAAYRLTQKLLEALNALAEGFARKEQEFDDVIKMGRTHLQDAVPIRMGQEFGAYRRVLERDIGRITRAANNLLTVNMGATAVGTGLNAKVEYIGLVVDYMADDLGIPLSRAEDLVDATQNTDAYTELSASLKVCVVNLSKICNDIRMMASGPRAGLAELQLPPRQPGSSIMPGKVNPVMAEVVNQVAFQVMGNDHTICMACEAGQFELNVMGPVIAFNLLQSLKILRNAADVFLRYALEGMDANRELCRAYVDRSFGIVTALNPHLGYEVAARLVKEASATGVPIRDLILERNLLTKEEIDVILDPVQMTTPGIAGEWLLTEQGGAGS; encoded by the coding sequence TTGGCGGCAGGCAGGATCGAGAAAGATTTTCTGGGCGAAAAAGAAGTCCCGCTTGAAGCGTATTACGGCATTCAGACGATGCGTGCGGTCGACAACTTTCCGATCACGGGCGTACCGATTCACCCGGAGCTGCTATGGGCGCTCGCGCACGTGAAGAAAGCGGCGGCACGGGCGAACGAGAAGCTGAAGCTGCTTCCCGAACCCATCGCGGAAGCGATCATCAAGGCCGCTGATGAGGTGGCCGAAGGTAAATTCGCTGACCAATTCCTGTCGGATTCGATACAGGGCGGCGCCGGTACCTCGATTAACATGAACATGAACGAAGTGTTGGCGAACAGGGCATTGGAACATCTCGGGCATGCCAAGGGCGACTATTTCCATTGCAGCCCGAACAATCACGTGAACATGGCCCAATCGACGAACGACGCCATCCCGACAGCCTTGCGAATTGCCGCCTACCGGCTGACGCAGAAGCTGCTGGAAGCGTTGAACGCGCTCGCCGAAGGATTCGCCCGCAAGGAGCAGGAATTCGACGACGTCATCAAAATGGGCAGAACGCACCTCCAGGATGCCGTGCCGATCCGGATGGGACAAGAGTTCGGGGCGTACCGGCGGGTGCTGGAACGGGATATCGGGCGCATCACGCGGGCTGCGAACAATCTGCTTACGGTGAACATGGGGGCGACCGCGGTCGGCACGGGACTGAACGCCAAGGTCGAGTACATCGGGCTCGTCGTGGATTATATGGCGGATGACTTGGGCATCCCGCTCAGCCGGGCGGAGGATCTCGTCGATGCCACGCAGAACACCGACGCTTATACGGAGCTATCCGCATCGCTCAAGGTATGCGTCGTGAACCTTTCGAAAATCTGCAACGACATCCGGATGATGGCCTCGGGTCCCCGCGCGGGACTGGCGGAGCTGCAGCTCCCGCCGAGACAGCCCGGGTCCTCGATCATGCCGGGCAAAGTGAATCCGGTCATGGCGGAGGTCGTCAACCAGGTCGCGTTCCAGGTGATGGGCAACGACCATACGATCTGCATGGCGTGCGAGGCGGGACAATTCGAGCTGAACGTGATGGGGCCGGTCATCGCCTTCAATCTGCTTCAGTCGCTCAAAATCCTTCGTAACGCCGCCGACGTCTTTCTGCGCTACGCGCTGGAAGGGATGGACGCCAACCGCGAGCTGTGCCGCGCATACGTCGACCGCAGCTTCGGCATCGTGACCGCATTGAATCCTCATTTGGGTTACGAAGTCGCCGCGCGTCTCGTGAAGGAGGCGTCCGCGACCGGCGTGCCGATCCGCGACCTCATCCTGGAACGGAACCTGCTGACCAAGGAAGAAATCGACGTCATCCTGGATCCGGTCCAAATGACGACGCCGGGTATCGCGGGCGAGTGGCTGCTCACCGAACAAGGCGGAGCGGGGAGCTGA
- a CDS encoding four-helix bundle copper-binding protein, which yields MHTTTMMDDAALQNCIRECMQCVQACNRCYYSCLNEEDPGMMKDCIRLDRECASICFYAADALSRGTPFSASIAELCAQICDACGEECARHEHEHCKRCAEVCRSCAEACRRIAAPAA from the coding sequence ATGCACACGACTACGATGATGGACGATGCCGCTCTTCAAAACTGCATCCGCGAATGCATGCAATGCGTGCAGGCTTGCAACCGATGCTATTATAGCTGTTTGAACGAAGAAGATCCGGGCATGATGAAGGATTGCATCCGGCTCGACCGGGAGTGCGCATCCATCTGCTTCTATGCGGCGGACGCGCTCTCGAGAGGAACGCCGTTCTCCGCATCGATTGCCGAATTGTGCGCGCAAATCTGCGACGCCTGCGGAGAAGAATGCGCTCGCCACGAACACGAGCATTGCAAACGCTGTGCGGAAGTCTGCCGCAGCTGCGCCGAGGCTTGCCGCAGGATAGCGGCTCCCGCAGCTTAA
- a CDS encoding deoxyguanosinetriphosphate triphosphohydrolase family protein: MNVRKMRLDESSATHASEDRDEYEKDYARLVQSPSFRRLQGKSQVFGAGSGDYYRTRLTHSLEVSQIAREVARKLAKNHPFLAKREHPGLMIDPEVVECAALAHDLGHPPFGHKGEEVLNRLLMNEHGLKFEGNAQNFRLLMFLEKRAGSDSGLDLTASVLLAVNKYPYCIDDPGRMKGVYRSEWESILHLRQLWGMPDGCATLEAQLMDLCDDIAYSTHDLEDGMRAGKIHMNRTFFEDDRVIRSLMQEIVNDSTNQDMAWDQVDMYAMVKRVLIQYLEQWERLYAENGGEPSRARREIKAQWVGKFASQVGIIDDPATGWKRVTFIRDGREDVELLRTMEILKKLAWVTLIQDFRVQRLHKRSEVMIGRLWESFKSFETGRLIVPPDWLEQYERHKDRWPWERLVADYLSGMTDAYAEKVYAEFFASRSGSIYERD, from the coding sequence ATGAACGTACGCAAAATGCGTTTGGACGAATCCTCGGCAACGCACGCCAGCGAAGACCGGGACGAATACGAGAAAGATTACGCCAGGTTGGTCCAATCGCCCTCGTTCCGCCGCCTGCAGGGCAAATCCCAGGTGTTCGGAGCGGGCTCCGGCGATTATTACCGCACGCGGCTGACGCACTCTCTCGAGGTCTCTCAGATCGCCCGCGAGGTGGCGCGCAAGCTCGCCAAGAATCACCCTTTTCTCGCGAAGAGGGAACATCCCGGCCTGATGATCGATCCGGAGGTCGTGGAATGCGCCGCGCTGGCCCACGATTTGGGCCACCCTCCGTTCGGGCATAAGGGCGAGGAGGTCCTCAACCGCTTGCTGATGAACGAGCACGGCTTGAAGTTCGAAGGCAATGCCCAGAACTTCAGGCTGTTGATGTTCCTGGAGAAGCGGGCCGGCAGCGACAGCGGCCTGGATCTGACCGCATCCGTATTGCTCGCCGTGAACAAATATCCTTATTGCATCGATGATCCAGGACGCATGAAAGGCGTTTACCGGTCGGAGTGGGAGAGCATCTTGCATCTCCGCCAGCTGTGGGGCATGCCGGACGGCTGCGCGACGCTCGAAGCGCAATTGATGGACCTGTGCGACGACATCGCCTATTCGACGCACGATTTGGAGGACGGCATGCGGGCCGGCAAAATCCACATGAACCGGACCTTCTTCGAGGACGACCGCGTGATCCGCAGCCTCATGCAGGAAATCGTGAACGATTCGACGAACCAGGATATGGCGTGGGACCAAGTCGACATGTACGCGATGGTGAAACGTGTGCTGATTCAATACCTGGAGCAGTGGGAGCGGCTGTACGCCGAGAACGGCGGAGAGCCATCGCGCGCCCGGCGCGAAATCAAAGCGCAGTGGGTCGGCAAATTCGCCAGCCAGGTCGGCATCATCGACGATCCGGCGACCGGCTGGAAACGGGTGACGTTCATCCGGGACGGCCGGGAAGACGTGGAGCTGCTTCGGACGATGGAGATTTTGAAGAAGCTAGCTTGGGTGACGCTCATTCAGGATTTTCGGGTCCAGCGGCTGCACAAGCGGAGCGAAGTCATGATCGGCCGGTTGTGGGAGAGTTTTAAGAGTTTCGAAACCGGGAGGCTCATCGTTCCGCCCGATTGGTTGGAGCAATACGAGCGGCACAAGGACCGCTGGCCGTGGGAGAGGCTCGTCGCGGATTATCTGTCCGGCATGACGGACGCCTACGCGGAGAAAGTGTACGCCGAGTTTTTCGCCAGCCGTTCCGGATCGATTTACGAGCGGGACTGA
- a CDS encoding SDR family NAD(P)-dependent oxidoreductase produces MLAIDLSGKTALVTGATGQLGRVMIRTLANAGADVVIHFQSNEAKAAELLEEIKGMGRRGVAVQADVTDRSSLEAMKRKVNEQLGRVDIVVANAVVQYQWTSILEQPAEDYESQFESCVMQNVYLAQLFVPDMIGNKHGRMIGINTECSMQNFKTQSAYVAGKRGMDGVYRVLAKEVGEHGITVNQVAPGWTISERDRENQTEHSEEYERTVPLARRGTDQEIANVVAFLASDLASFITGAYVPVNGGNVMPAI; encoded by the coding sequence ATGCTGGCCATCGATTTATCGGGGAAAACGGCTCTCGTGACGGGAGCGACGGGACAGTTGGGACGCGTCATGATCCGCACGCTCGCGAACGCGGGGGCGGACGTAGTCATCCATTTCCAGAGCAACGAAGCGAAAGCCGCCGAGCTGCTGGAGGAAATCAAGGGAATGGGACGGCGCGGCGTTGCCGTGCAGGCGGACGTGACGGACCGGTCGTCGCTGGAGGCCATGAAGCGCAAGGTCAACGAACAGCTGGGCCGCGTCGACATCGTCGTCGCGAACGCGGTCGTCCAATACCAGTGGACGTCCATTTTGGAACAGCCCGCGGAAGACTACGAAAGCCAATTCGAGTCCTGTGTCATGCAGAACGTGTATTTGGCGCAGCTATTTGTACCGGATATGATCGGCAACAAACACGGCCGGATGATCGGCATCAACACGGAGTGTTCAATGCAGAACTTCAAAACGCAATCGGCTTACGTGGCCGGCAAGCGCGGCATGGACGGCGTCTACCGCGTGCTCGCCAAGGAAGTGGGAGAGCATGGGATTACCGTGAATCAGGTCGCGCCGGGATGGACGATCAGCGAGAGGGATCGGGAGAACCAGACGGAGCATAGCGAAGAGTACGAGCGTACCGTTCCGCTCGCCCGCCGCGGCACGGATCAGGAAATCGCCAACGTCGTCGCGTTCCTCGCTTCGGATCTCGCCTCCTTCATCACGGGCGCGTACGTGCCGGTGAACGGCGGCAACGTCATGCCCGCGATTTAA
- a CDS encoding DUF421 domain-containing protein, with amino-acid sequence MIYVQIASKLVIAFIALWTMTKILGKKEISQLTAFDFVSSLMLSELVGNTVYDKEASIPQLLFALALWTLLSFGLEKLAITFPWLSKRVSGSPVLLIRDGLVDEKALKKSNLDFDQLHMLLREAEVFSVTEVAYGIFETNGSLSVLRKSDKKVSLPAIVIAKGQIDGDALRFLGKDEAWLYGKLREQGLSGTEQVAYAEWSDDKGLHVQRADDPNASFSVPVG; translated from the coding sequence ATGATTTATGTCCAGATCGCTTCCAAGCTGGTTATCGCCTTCATTGCTCTATGGACCATGACCAAGATTCTCGGGAAAAAGGAGATTTCACAGCTGACCGCGTTCGATTTCGTCTCTTCGCTGATGCTGAGCGAATTGGTCGGCAACACGGTTTACGATAAGGAAGCGAGCATTCCGCAGCTGCTCTTCGCCTTGGCGCTGTGGACGCTGCTGTCGTTCGGGCTCGAGAAGCTGGCGATCACGTTCCCCTGGCTTTCCAAACGGGTGAGCGGAAGCCCCGTGCTGCTCATCCGTGACGGATTGGTGGACGAGAAGGCGCTCAAGAAGAGCAATCTCGACTTCGACCAGCTCCATATGCTGCTGAGGGAAGCAGAAGTATTTTCCGTGACGGAGGTCGCCTATGGAATCTTCGAAACGAACGGCAGCCTCAGCGTGCTCCGTAAGTCGGACAAGAAGGTTTCGCTGCCGGCCATCGTGATTGCGAAAGGGCAAATCGACGGGGACGCGCTCCGTTTCCTGGGCAAGGACGAGGCCTGGCTGTACGGCAAACTCCGGGAACAAGGCCTCTCCGGCACCGAGCAAGTCGCCTACGCGGAGTGGTCCGACGATAAGGGCTTGCATGTACAGAGGGCGGATGATCCGAATGCTTCATTCTCCGTCCCGGTCGGGTAA
- a CDS encoding TraR/DksA C4-type zinc finger protein: MNRLNDEQLQTLKNRLTEERDELQHHFEINGTTGDMLSADSGGELSAYDNHPADMGTETFERERDHAIDENLEQRLTSVEAALQRIDEGTYGQCELCREPIPYERLEAVPWTSTCVEHAGLTEGAARPTDRYEMTAPIMPDEAGTWDTLDRYGSSDNEVPGQRED, encoded by the coding sequence ATGAACCGATTAAACGACGAACAGCTGCAAACCCTGAAAAACCGCCTGACCGAGGAAAGAGACGAATTGCAGCACCATTTTGAAATAAATGGAACGACGGGGGACATGCTAAGCGCAGATTCGGGCGGCGAACTGTCCGCTTACGACAACCATCCGGCCGACATGGGGACGGAAACGTTCGAGCGGGAACGTGACCATGCGATCGACGAAAACCTGGAACAGAGGCTCACTTCGGTGGAAGCCGCGTTGCAGCGTATAGACGAGGGAACGTACGGCCAATGCGAGCTGTGCCGCGAACCCATCCCCTATGAGCGCCTCGAAGCGGTGCCTTGGACCTCGACGTGTGTCGAGCATGCCGGATTGACGGAAGGCGCGGCACGGCCGACGGACCGTTACGAAATGACGGCGCCGATCATGCCGGACGAAGCGGGAACTTGGGATACGCTGGACCGCTACGGAAGCTCCGACAATGAAGTGCCCGGGCAGAGGGAGGATTAA
- a CDS encoding Ku protein — protein sequence MQTVWKGAVSFGLVNVPVKMFTATKDNDIPMKMLHRKYNEPIRYTRTCPKCEKDVEWSDIVKGYEYEPGHFVTFDKEELEAISSENSREIRILDFVDLEEIDPIYYQKTYYLGPGDTGSRAYQLLIKALETTNKIGIANVTIRSKSSLAAIRVVDGVLSMVTMFYAEEVRPVSQIPNLPENESVDDRELEMAKMLIDQLTSSFEPNKYEDEYKARLKEAIDRKVEGKDVKLAPEEKPTNVIDLMEALKASLSQAQGGAQAPAKKGKKAAASAAKKGSDEEEKKPKPAKRPKKTGA from the coding sequence ATGCAAACGGTGTGGAAAGGCGCGGTGAGCTTCGGCCTCGTCAACGTCCCGGTGAAAATGTTCACCGCCACCAAAGACAACGACATCCCGATGAAAATGCTCCATCGCAAATACAACGAGCCGATCCGCTATACGCGCACTTGCCCAAAATGCGAGAAGGACGTGGAGTGGAGCGACATCGTCAAAGGCTACGAGTATGAGCCCGGCCATTTCGTCACTTTCGACAAGGAAGAGCTCGAAGCGATTTCCTCGGAAAATTCTCGGGAAATCCGGATCCTCGACTTCGTCGACCTGGAAGAGATCGATCCGATCTACTACCAGAAAACCTACTACCTTGGGCCGGGCGACACGGGTTCGCGCGCGTACCAGCTGCTGATCAAGGCACTCGAAACGACGAACAAAATCGGCATTGCCAACGTAACGATCCGGTCTAAAAGCAGCCTCGCGGCGATCCGCGTCGTGGACGGCGTACTCTCGATGGTGACGATGTTTTACGCCGAGGAAGTGCGCCCCGTCTCGCAAATCCCGAATCTTCCGGAAAACGAGAGCGTGGACGATCGGGAGTTGGAGATGGCCAAAATGCTGATCGACCAACTAACCTCTTCTTTTGAGCCGAACAAGTACGAAGACGAGTACAAGGCCCGGCTGAAGGAAGCGATCGATCGCAAGGTGGAGGGAAAAGACGTCAAGCTGGCGCCGGAGGAGAAGCCGACCAACGTCATCGACCTGATGGAAGCCCTCAAGGCGAGTCTGAGCCAGGCCCAAGGAGGAGCGCAGGCTCCCGCCAAGAAGGGCAAGAAAGCCGCCGCTTCCGCTGCCAAGAAGGGCTCGGATGAAGAAGAGAAGAAACCGAAGCCGGCCAAACGGCCGAAGAAAACGGGCGCATGA
- a CDS encoding DNA ligase: protein MTMRPFKPMSPLQTDRLPQGAEWGFQLKWDGYRLIANVEEGGVRLFTKNMLPAEGKFPEIAKALSSLPGKLLLDGEAVVLDPATGRPSFQLVQQRNKAAGASGIRRAADKLPVQYIVFDVLRIGEEDLRSLPFEERDRRLRELAADWQAPLFTTDLFPDGTALWQWVQANGWEGIVCKRLSSAYREGKEHRDWYKRKSMPEFDVEIVGLVWREGRVASMIMKENGDYFGRVSSGLNGALKDKLRQLDASDAMEGHLPRKPPTARGERIRWLGVPIGARVTGSEVTDEGVLRHPKLISLDL, encoded by the coding sequence ATGACGATGCGCCCGTTTAAACCGATGTCCCCCCTTCAAACGGATCGCCTTCCCCAAGGGGCCGAGTGGGGATTCCAGCTCAAATGGGACGGGTACCGCCTGATCGCGAACGTAGAAGAAGGGGGCGTCAGGCTGTTCACCAAGAACATGCTGCCTGCCGAAGGCAAGTTCCCCGAAATCGCGAAGGCCTTGTCGAGCCTGCCGGGCAAGCTGCTGCTCGACGGGGAGGCCGTCGTGCTCGATCCCGCTACCGGCCGGCCGAGCTTCCAACTCGTGCAGCAGCGGAACAAAGCGGCGGGTGCAAGCGGTATTCGGCGAGCGGCGGACAAGCTCCCAGTCCAGTACATCGTGTTCGACGTTCTGCGGATCGGTGAGGAAGACCTGCGATCCCTGCCCTTCGAAGAGCGGGACCGAAGGCTCCGCGAGCTGGCGGCAGACTGGCAAGCTCCTCTGTTCACGACTGACCTGTTTCCGGACGGCACCGCGCTTTGGCAGTGGGTGCAGGCAAACGGCTGGGAGGGCATCGTGTGCAAAAGGCTGTCCTCGGCGTACCGGGAAGGGAAAGAACACCGCGATTGGTACAAGCGAAAAAGCATGCCGGAATTCGACGTGGAGATCGTCGGCCTCGTCTGGCGGGAAGGCCGCGTAGCCAGCATGATCATGAAGGAGAATGGGGACTATTTCGGCCGCGTGTCCTCGGGCCTGAACGGCGCCCTGAAAGATAAGTTGCGGCAGCTCGACGCGTCGGACGCCATGGAAGGGCATCTCCCAAGGAAACCGCCGACTGCCCGGGGAGAGCGGATCCGCTGGCTTGGAGTGCCGATCGGCGCCCGCGTGACGGGCTCCGAAGTGACGGACGAAGGCGTGCTGCGCCACCCCAAGTTAATATCCCTTGATCTATAA
- a CDS encoding TVP38/TMEM64 family protein, which yields MGDWFNDWIGRAVELTGLTGAMLLFVTIPLALLQGFLGIFPFSTLIFIHISALGVVDGLIASWISGVVSAIVVYLVCKFLFAERVQRKWGHRLERYEKWQTSFDRYGIWAIILLRTLPIMPNNLISFMSAVSPIRFSSYLWSSVIGNLSHIWLFGIISSSILFPNMHIGLLIGTYAAFCVSLLAVFAAFRFRDARMGRQDKRNPRAL from the coding sequence ATGGGAGATTGGTTTAACGACTGGATCGGCAGGGCGGTGGAGCTGACCGGGCTAACCGGCGCGATGCTGCTCTTCGTGACGATCCCGCTTGCCCTCTTGCAGGGCTTTCTGGGCATATTTCCTTTCTCTACGCTCATTTTCATCCATATTTCCGCGCTCGGCGTGGTCGACGGCCTGATCGCCAGTTGGATTTCCGGCGTCGTGTCCGCGATCGTGGTTTACTTGGTGTGCAAATTTCTGTTCGCGGAACGCGTTCAGCGCAAATGGGGTCACCGGCTGGAGCGTTACGAGAAGTGGCAGACGTCGTTCGACCGGTACGGCATTTGGGCGATTATCCTGCTGAGGACCCTTCCGATCATGCCGAACAACTTGATTTCGTTCATGTCGGCGGTTTCACCGATCCGGTTCTCCTCCTACTTATGGTCGTCGGTCATCGGGAATTTGTCCCACATCTGGCTGTTCGGGATCATCAGCTCGTCCATCCTGTTCCCGAACATGCATATCGGTCTGTTGATCGGCACCTACGCGGCGTTCTGCGTCAGCTTGCTTGCCGTCTTCGCCGCGTTCCGTTTCCGGGACGCCCGAATGGGGAGGCAGGATAAGCGCAATCCGAGGGCGTTATAA
- a CDS encoding DNA-3-methyladenine glycosylase family protein: MQHRIDEPGTMRLTPPPIFSFEHTLGYMARSANECLYRIENGTIIRCVPVGPHKPVVAVGTDPDGSLSIRISGVEPADLDRVSVPILEYVTDWLDLRTDLAPFFKIADRDPLLCGPAESFRGLRLVGVPDLYEAIGWAILGQQINLPFAYTLKRRLVESFGGSAVDGEGVRHWIFPAAETIAALNPADLIPLKMTAKKAEYLIHTAQLVASGTLTKEKLSAAGSASDAERLLTSVRGIGPWTAHYVAMRCLRFPEAFPIQDVGLHLAIKKLQGADRKPTLPEIREMASRWTGWEAYATFYLWRTLY; this comes from the coding sequence ATGCAACATCGAATAGACGAGCCCGGCACGATGCGGTTGACGCCGCCGCCGATTTTCAGTTTCGAACATACCTTAGGCTATATGGCCCGGTCCGCCAATGAATGTCTATACCGGATCGAAAATGGTACCATCATCCGCTGTGTTCCGGTCGGTCCGCATAAGCCCGTTGTGGCGGTCGGAACCGATCCGGACGGGTCTTTAAGCATTCGGATATCGGGCGTTGAACCGGCCGACCTCGACCGGGTGAGCGTTCCCATCCTCGAATACGTCACGGATTGGCTGGATCTGCGCACGGACTTGGCTCCGTTCTTCAAAATCGCCGACCGGGATCCGTTGCTTTGCGGACCTGCCGAATCGTTTCGCGGCCTGCGCCTCGTCGGCGTACCGGACCTTTATGAGGCGATCGGCTGGGCCATCCTCGGCCAGCAGATTAATCTCCCGTTCGCGTACACGCTGAAGCGGCGCTTGGTCGAATCCTTCGGCGGCTCGGCCGTGGACGGCGAAGGCGTCCGCCATTGGATTTTCCCTGCAGCTGAAACAATCGCGGCCTTGAACCCTGCCGATCTGATCCCGCTCAAGATGACCGCGAAGAAAGCGGAATATTTGATCCATACGGCCCAACTCGTCGCAAGCGGCACCTTGACCAAGGAAAAGCTGTCGGCCGCCGGCAGCGCGTCCGATGCCGAGCGCCTTCTCACTTCGGTGCGCGGCATCGGTCCTTGGACTGCCCATTATGTAGCGATGAGATGCCTGCGGTTTCCTGAGGCGTTTCCCATTCAAGACGTCGGGCTGCATTTGGCGATCAAGAAGCTGCAAGGCGCGGACCGAAAGCCGACGCTTCCGGAAATCCGGGAAATGGCGTCCCGCTGGACCGGTTGGGAAGCTTACGCGACTTTCTACTTGTGGAGAACCTTGTACTGA
- a CDS encoding aldo/keto reductase: MHYRTLGKTGLKVSEIGYGAWGIGKSMWLGAKDDESLAALNRAIDLGLNFIDTALGYGEGHSEKLVGEIIRSRSEQVYVASKIPPKNMQWPAPAGISANDAFPADHVIACTEQSLRNLGLEAIDVQQFHVWSDEWVGQGDWLEAVRKLKEQGKIRHFGVSINDHQPANAVKLIETGVVDSVQVIYNIFDQSPEDVLLPACQKHNVGVIVRVALDEGGLTGRITPDSTFPEGDFRNNYFKDDRKQQVHEHVQRITEDLGIGTEQMAETALRYVLSHPAVSTVIPGMRTVTNVERNMKVGDGQGLPKEQVEKLKAHRWVRDFYR; encoded by the coding sequence ATGCATTACCGCACGCTAGGCAAAACCGGATTGAAAGTATCCGAAATCGGATACGGAGCTTGGGGCATCGGCAAAAGCATGTGGCTCGGGGCCAAGGACGACGAGTCGCTCGCCGCGCTCAACCGCGCGATCGATCTCGGCTTGAACTTCATCGATACCGCGCTTGGTTACGGCGAAGGACACAGCGAGAAGCTCGTCGGCGAAATCATCCGCTCCCGTTCCGAGCAAGTGTACGTCGCGTCGAAAATTCCGCCGAAAAACATGCAGTGGCCCGCGCCTGCCGGCATCAGCGCGAACGACGCTTTCCCGGCCGACCACGTCATCGCCTGCACCGAACAAAGCCTTCGCAATCTCGGGCTCGAAGCGATCGACGTCCAGCAGTTCCACGTATGGTCCGATGAGTGGGTGGGGCAGGGAGACTGGCTGGAAGCCGTACGGAAGCTCAAGGAGCAGGGGAAAATCCGCCATTTCGGCGTTTCCATCAACGACCATCAGCCGGCGAACGCGGTCAAGCTGATCGAAACCGGAGTCGTGGATTCGGTTCAGGTCATTTACAACATTTTCGATCAGAGCCCCGAAGACGTCCTGCTGCCCGCGTGCCAGAAGCATAACGTAGGCGTGATCGTCCGCGTGGCGCTGGATGAAGGCGGCCTGACCGGGCGCATCACGCCTGACAGCACGTTCCCGGAAGGGGACTTCCGCAACAACTATTTTAAAGACGACCGGAAACAGCAAGTGCATGAGCACGTTCAGAGGATCACCGAAGATCTGGGGATCGGCACGGAACAGATGGCGGAAACCGCCCTTCGCTACGTGCTGAGCCATCCGGCGGTGTCCACGGTTATCCCCGGCATGCGCACGGTCACGAACGTAGAGCGCAACATGAAAGTGGGCGACGGCCAAGGACTGCCGAAGGAGCAGGTCGAGAAGCTGAAAGCCCATCGCTGGGTTCGCGATTTTTATCGGTGA